A genomic window from Pseudohongiella acticola includes:
- a CDS encoding MotA/TolQ/ExbB proton channel family protein — MVEIVMAGGWLMLPIILCSILAIAIVIERSWSLSANRIAPRYAVGQVWTWIKNNELDSTRMRELRLSSPLGQILAAGLLHARQGRAQMQDAIAHSASVVIHELERYLSTLGTIAAITPLLGLLGTVIGMIRVFTEIMIQGTGNASALAGGISEALITTAAGLCVAIPSYACHRYFIRKVDSLVLALEQESAKLVDALDKVPVELDLKASDTPAPATTAPEQEHPA, encoded by the coding sequence GTGGTAGAGATCGTGATGGCGGGTGGCTGGTTGATGCTGCCAATAATTCTGTGTTCCATTCTGGCGATTGCGATTGTCATTGAGCGGTCCTGGTCTCTATCGGCCAACCGGATCGCGCCGCGTTATGCCGTAGGTCAGGTATGGACGTGGATCAAGAACAACGAGCTGGATTCCACCCGCATGCGTGAATTGCGCCTGTCGTCACCGTTGGGGCAGATTCTGGCCGCCGGCCTGTTGCACGCCCGGCAGGGCCGTGCGCAGATGCAGGACGCCATTGCCCACAGTGCCTCGGTGGTCATTCATGAGCTGGAGCGTTATCTCAGTACATTGGGCACCATTGCCGCGATAACACCGTTGCTGGGCCTGCTGGGCACCGTGATTGGCATGATCAGGGTGTTTACCGAGATCATGATTCAGGGCACCGGTAATGCCAGCGCCTTGGCTGGCGGCATTTCCGAAGCACTGATTACCACGGCTGCCGGTCTGTGTGTGGCGATTCCATCCTACGCCTGTCACCGGTATTTTATTCGCAAAGTGGATTCGCTGGTGCTGGCGCTGGAGCAGGAGTCGGCAAAACTGGTTGATGCCCTCGACAAGGTGCCGGTTGAACTGGACTTAAAAGCCAGCGACACTCCGGCCCCGGCAACCACCGCCCCTGAACAAGAGCATCCGGCGTGA